The segment TATTGTAAGGGTCTAGGACACCAGTCCCTGAGCCACCATACATTGTTAGTGAGGATACAAACTACCCCACCTTCTCACACTTCATCCCAtgaaaaatagagaaaatatatatataaataaaaaaataaataaataaagaaaaaaaaaaaagagaaactgACTGTTCGACgaagatacaaataaataaaaagatgatgatgatcatgatgatgaaaaaaaaataaataaaataaaaataacgaatgaaagaaaataaataagcagAATCGAATTGGAATTGTTGCTTCTAtaccatcaccatcaccaccagTCATTCTCGACTTTTCAAGTGGATAATTTTCTTGTTATAGGTTCGACATTAGGTATTGGACAGTGTGGCAAGTCTGTGGGGGCATATTTTAACCTGGCGTAAATCGATCTGCAACGATTGACACTCAACACAAGATGGGACATTGCGATATGAAACCCAAACaagaataaaaacattatacatcaaaaaattatacatatcgAACAAGGATTAACTCTTGAGAATATTGGatttagataaaaatcataaatatcaattttttttatatatatatatatttttaattctcaaataaaaataaataaataaacacaaacaTCAGTGTGATTCATCATCCTATAAATCCatgttttgtaatttttttttctttcaaaatacatatctttttttttttactatttttcagAAGTAAATAAAACGTTTTTAGGGAAGTAGGATCATGACACGCCTCGTCAATTTCATAAGGACCCTCTTCTTCAGCCCGTGCCTTtgcaaaatatcaaaaaaataaaaataaggtgaaatgaaggaaaaaaaataaaaaaaagaaccgCAAATCTATTGGTAAGCGCCAAACTACTGGTTGATGATGCACGCCGATCATTCCACCATATTGAATACCAAAGACCGCGGcagatgtttatttttctttcactaTATGAACCACTGGTAATTCgagtgtttatatatatatatctacttGCCCTATTTTGATTTCTTTTCATccataaaaatgattttagaaacctcaaaaaatgatttttcaaacatcaaaagaaaattaactatatatacatagataaagaaaaaatttatataaatttaaaaatataaaataatgattatataaaaattcatgtataaaattctaaaaaaccTATCTTGATTCTTGAAAATTCGGTAGCTTATCTTGGTCAACGTGAGGGGGCAATTTGGGGTCGTGTATCTTTGCTGGTTATTTGAGACCTGTGATGCTACCGTCGCGAGCCACATTCAAGAAAGTAGTATTCTCATCAACATACTCAACATACAcccatatttattcaaaataaaaaaacattttttttaacgctatgtttttatgtataaaatgtgtgttttttatatatgtatatttgttAAGTTGAAAGTCTTTGAGATCAAACTCCaagattttgtaaaaaatcTTCTTggagtaatataaaaaaaataaaaaagataggGGCGCCATGGACAACGGTATGCAGTTGAACAAGCAACGTATAGAGTTACCAtgataaaatactaaaatttaaacaagaatatacataaaaaaaaaaagatagttaGATAGATAtatagagaaaataataaactgaCTTTTGCTTGCTTTTGCTATTTATGCCAGAATGATTTTAAACATTCTAGCAAATCTTCGGGGAATTGTTTTGTTTGATTCTTCGAATTTTTTACCTATGTGACcccatattttaaattctttttcacATACCAATgtcacataaaaaaattcctatATGTTATTCAATAGTAGAAGAAATATATGATCATGTTCTACGAAATATTtgccaaataaaaatttgtcttttctttgaagaaaaattttcaattttacgtatagttatttattcaataaaatatcaaagtaaaattattattatttttattttttttaagctcaGCCTACAGTATTTAAactatttcaaaaaataaattaaactattttaattgtagaaaaaaaaattgaaatatttttaagtagaTAGTGCAGTGTATAGTCAGacaatatcaaaaaatctaattttaaaatatttatatacaataattatttacttgacgaaaaataattaataaaaaaaaaatattaaaaacccaaaaaaattaaaaatacaatattcatgaattaaaaataaattttgcaattaattaaaaatatatattacataatttattatcaattattattcatgaaaaaaaaatatcactaaAAACAgaaacatattttaattttttattaaaagacttGGTTAATATTTGTCTGTCTGTTATATAGTTGTCACGGTGTTGAAAATAATCTTGGCACCGATCTTGGTGGTAATTGAATATCCCCCAAGCAAAAAAGAATTAAGACTCACCATATagactttgtttttttttattttttatgcacTATCTAAATAAATCAACGATATTCTTCATATCAGTTTTCCTCGTCTACTCTACATACTCTCTACAGTCTACAcctatatgtataataatttaacaaaaaaaaaaaaaaaagaaaattaacaaaagattAAGTAAGTGTTATATATTCCTGagaaatgacaaaaaaaaaaaaaatggaaatttctATACAAGTATTAGCACatgagattgaaaaaaaatgatgagtgaaaataataagGTATTTCCGGATTGAAGTGGATTCAAATCAACAAACAACTAGGCGACACTCATAAATAGCCATTGAATGAATATTCAGAGCTTTTGTTGGGGGTGGAAAAGGGGGTTTTAAAAAGCGTGCCAAAGATATACACATGCCTGCAACTGAAGGACCCTTGAAATACACGCATATATACATTCAAGGTATTCTTCTTTACACTTCCTTCttccttatttattttttttactttaaattctTGTTGGTCGGCATATAAGTGTATTGAGTCAAGAAGTTTATATAGAAGAACATTTCAAAACCAACCATGCCAAGTATACACAGTGAAAATCCTAAACTTTGGCACCAAATAAAAAGGTATACAActacttgttatttttactGTCACCCAGTAAAaccaaaagtaaaaaaaaaacgaaaaaatatatatgaaagatAGAAAATTAAGGCTAAAGATCAGTGAAATAAGGATAGTTGTGATCTGGAGAAATGAAAAGAAaggtgtttttaaaaaataaaaaaagataaatatatataaattgaaagagagaaaataataGCGGCAAAGAGAATCCGGGGCTTGATGCTTTTGTTGGGCAGTGCTAAACGGCACAAAATCCTGAAGAACTACGATCCGGCTTGTTAGGATCCTATTGTCGGCTTGATACTTTTTTCCCCAATTCTCTgagacgaaaaaataaaaaaatttcacatttTGTTTTGTCTCACTCTTCGGTATATTaactgaatgaaaaatttactgCGGTGTTTTGCCAATGTAAGAAAAATCAACTCGACCGTGAGATACcagaaaaatattctaaacATACATTGAGTatgttattttcaataaaaaaaaaaaacaccccgGATTAGCATGAATATAATacaacatgaaaatatatgtTAAAAGCAAGTCTCGAGTGTCAGCACTTtcgatgaaaattatttactgcaaggatatatatttaaaaaaaaaaaaataaatttaatatataatattcaagatgactcgtggtaaaaaaaaaaaagagactgATGAAGATgaggaatatattttttgatatttaaaattacatttggtacctttttttttttttaatgaaacttTAGTCACAGTTAATTTGGTTAACGGACGTTTAGTCATTAATAGATCCCAGGGTAAGATCGATTGGTATTTATTGACTGACAATGACTCAACAAATtctattgttgttttttatttttatttaaaaaaaaaaaaattaccattgtAAATGCATAGaccctttatttatatttatttttgtcttttatttttattataaattttttaattttctaaacaCTATTGTTcccaattatttataaatattcgtgatgaaaataatttttttttatttaaaatactcaGTGTGTTTTTATcgcaattgaatttaatatttatttcggctttttaatttcaattatgaaCATATTTGTCTATGTTGGGCTAATTTGCGTGTGgccagttttattttatttatttatttatttttttggtttattaatGAACTGACTGGAGGTCATCTAATGACTGGACACAAAGGCGTGGTTAAAGATTGCTAAATCAGGgatctaaaataatatactatGTTATATAAATGgttttagaaagaaaaaaaaataaaaaaacaatctttCAAAGCTAGTtctaaataatgaaattggtATAGatgggaatatttttttttttttaaaaccaaacacaaacatgatgatgatgataatgatgatgatccaCAGTCTCTAACACCCACCCAGAGATAAGTTTAATGAcctgcattttatttttcatcattaattatCACCTTTCATTGGCAGATACATAACCGAAACTTTTGAGCCACAAAAAATACAGAATttcagtaaaatataaaattcaaaaaaaataatattaatgttaaatgttaggataattatattttggtaCTGCTAAAATACTAGaagcaaaatttatatttttttttcaccaaataATGGAGTAACTTAATTAAATCTTCTTTCGATaactataattttcataacaaggggattaataaatcaaaaaaaaaaatacaatcagaatgaacaaaaaaaaaaaataaataaataaaaaattgagtataTATATGAACACGTGCATGAGTAACGGAGACAACGAAAATATATGTACAAAATGCGGGAGGGAATAACATAATATTTCCCACAGCGTTATTTTACGATATAGCGAGCAATTTGACATCTCGCACGAGACATAATTCACGCTTTTACTCACACTATTtgatatacttatatatacatataccaaTGATACAAGTTGTTGTGTTTGTATTTGAATATACGTGTATATGTGCAGGGTCGTGTCATTGAGTTTAAATCAGTGTGGgtgtaaaatatatagagaAGACACTACATGAGAATATAATACAGAATGagatataatagaaaaaaaatataaataaataaaataaagggtTGGAGAGCAAATTTCTGGCTCTGAGAGTTTCTGCCCAACCGTGTGCATTCGAGCGAATCGAAACCATTAGAGAAACTTGAATATCTTCTCCTTCGTAAATATATAACGTATGTgaatgtcgtttttttttttttaataattttttttttttattaactttatatGCTTTTTTGTTTTGGGGCCATTTTGTTGGGTCGTCGGTTGTGAATTTAACTTTTtgaccaattttttttattattttttttttttaacgttgaTAGACCTTTGGCGTGTTTAGATACCATTTCACGgtgcaatttaatttattagaattttacaaaatgaCTGAATATACAAGACGTCATTTTTATATAGTGCATCatgaaaaaagacaaaaaataataatcaaatattgtccgtcattattcattttaatcgTTTGTAATTATTGACTCATGACCTTTGAAAAAAAGAAGCCGCTATTCAAaggatatattaattttaaaacggGAGCAAAAATttcatagcaaaaaaaaaaattccagaaTGATGCggtgataataaatattgaaaaaataaaaaataattctaatggTTTTGACAATAATACGTTGAGTAAGCAagtcataatatttttctttatgatCAAATGtaagaatatttaatataaatattaaagaaaaaaaaagtaaataaaaaatattaataaatatggaaaacgAGTCAGTTGTTTATGATGGTCTGGCAAACCGGGTCCCAATATATTTCGCATTAAATTCTTGCTTAACCCCGTGGTGGGTATATAGCTTGTAAACACGCGCAATCTACAAGTTGTTTTTCCAACAAACCTCATCCTCTTCAATAGTTCCAACAACTCGatgaacttgaaaataattttttcattcaattttctctcttatattttattcaattttaattttttttttttaaatcacataaCAACACACGACTGTTGGTTTTGTCGATGAGTATATTCGATAACgacattaatatttacatacatttgtatataataaaattaaaaatttctcaatacaatattataaataaaaaatcaagaaaatataaatttactagTTTTTTAGACTTTGCaaacatgataataaaaattttcctattatttaattaattaatattattttcatgtaaattaaattttaaattttaataaattcatcaatatcaaaaaaaaaaaaaaaaactgatatagacaaaaaaagagatggtttatttttaattggaaatttttttaaaacccaCGAGGGTTTTCCGAAAACTGACCTGACTTAGAGGCGTaccaaatatttcaaaaattcacatgtagataaataaattaagacaaacaaaaaaaaaaattaatcagttgagagaaaaaaaaaaaaaaagtatcctTCTAGTTGTTCGACGAGGTGAACTAATAATTTCCTTATACAAAAACTGTTGCATACACATAATCTAAAGGCATAACTATCAtgttacaaaattaaataacaatgttGAATATACGAATAGCTCAACGACCCAGAATATATGACAAGCCCTTGGATATATatctgatgatgattttgacGGGAACTCGAGCATACACATTCTGCTCCCACGGGGAAGGTCTCAATGTGGCCttgaatatgtttttattattattatatgatttttatgtataaacaTGTGTATGTAAAAGATAtactatcaaaattaaaataattatgataaacaataaaaaaataactaaaatgataaaaataaattttacaagaaTATCATTTTTGAAATATGATAGAAAAAAGGGCTTGTGTCGACATGAGACATTACTAACGATCTTATATGTTATTCATGTtcttatcatttaatttttatcctCCCTTTCCTCCCTGcccgttaatttttttttattcattttttcgttGGCCCCATTTTGCCCCTTGGGAACAGCAGCAGAAGCGATCCTCATagaagtatatatatactgagaataagataaaaaaaaaaacttgaagagGGGTCTCTCTTCTTCAGCACATTCCAGTGTCCAGTCTTTCGAGCCGCGACCCCCGACCCTTGTTCCCTAAATCATCCAACGCTAGGCcgcaattttgttttgtttttctgcttctttctccttttttttttttcttataatatttaatcctttttttttttttctttttatatattttaaggcATCTCTATTTCTCTTTCGTATATagtaacaatttttaaaaatttagatcatatgattaattaaattttgataaatttaaaaaattaattttcattatataattttggagtaatagtataaaatcatttgtaaatttatatatttgatttgttaatttttattttttttcccatgcTTGTcagtttgtatttttattttttaattatacttttaaggtatcatgttatttttaaatttagtaatGAGGACAAATGAATCATATGtcagcaaaataaaataaataaattgttaaatcgAAATATATGTTGGCAAACATATAGACTGTTTAATATGACTATTCCAAGAAACTAAATCTTAAATTTcaattctctatttttttgtattttctattCATCATGTtcatcgtatttttttttttgtagaccATTGGAGTGTGTAACAGATCACTCCAATATATTCACACACAAACCACGCACCCacaaaactcaaaaaaaaaaaaaaaaaagaagaaattctATTTTGATTCAACTGCGATTTCTCATTCATCGAAAATGATACGCcctgatttttttcaacaagtttttacctatatttattttctattttataatctAAAAATGACTCCCAGCCCACAGTTCAAGATAaagaaacatatatatttttcattattgtataTAAGTTTTTGTTGAGCATATACACAGGACATAATTCGGgttcataatttaaatgtcCCGGAGTAAAGTATTGTATTACAGACACTCGATATTTTCTCAATGATCGTCATTGTACTATGTAACATGTTGGGAAAAGAACTTATACTTGTCGTTGAGATAGATACAGCTAccgtttataaataaaaaaaaaaaagttttgtaaatgtttttacCCCATCAATTTGCGGTTATTCACTTAGCCATAATATCATTGACACGTAATAgccacaaaataaataatttactatattataattttttttctgttctacttttttttttgcttcagtaaaaatataaaatgtttatttaatcaaaaattttctggTTACTATCAAGcctaattttttcatcaaaaacaattatcaaaaattgtttagaatttttttattttagacataaaattaactgtgtgtatatatactttaGAGTAACGCTATAAATATAGTTACAAATACCATGTGTAACATTGTGATTGTTTTTTCAGCTGATACATGAAGCCAATGAAAATGAGCGTGAAACAATTAAGCTGTCTTCACACTTTATTTTCACAGAAGCCAATAATGGAAATGTCTCTCTTACTTGTCATTTAGATTGACACttgcatttaaattcaaaaaataaataatagataatataaaaaaaaatatatagccgtaaaataaaatatataataaattaaattattatatatttattattgaaaaagggaggtttttatatatttcaacaccTCAAATATAATGACAACTTAACTGCCCCATGAGTTATTCAAGGTTAATTACGACCCTTGGTGAATATTATTGGCAAATGTGGGCGTAACATTCTCATTCAAATAGCCATATAAACATATAACCCCATATGCtggaaaagataaaaaaagatgagTAGCTGTTAAATTGCCTAAGGCACCGACAACACACACATATTTTGTGCAACAAATCTCTTTTGTCTAAATCAGTTTCAAGTGAGAtaagtgttttatttttattatttgcctAGAGGGCCCATAttatcttgtaaaaaaaaaaaactaaatgcgaaaaaaaagaagaaagatTAAGTTGGATCACTTGATGAACTGCCACCCATGATCCGTCGGAAGCTCAGgcaataattttacataatcaactggcaaaattaaattttattttaacaaaaagaaaaattaaattaaaaaaaattgagccaATTTTTCATGCAATATATTATATCATgaaaaatgattaatgaaaaatgtttttatgaaACTAAATACTCAagtaattacaaataaataaaaacaagtgaATATGTAGTTGAGCTAATAAATATCAAGTCGGTCATGATAGAGGCTCATTTATGgaaaatacaagaaatcagGTAGGCACCACTTGGACACACACTGGGCTAAAAGAAGTCGTATTCGACATGAATTCAAACATGGCGGCGTATCGCGTGTGTAGTGGCAGCAAACCTCATGGGGAGTCTTCaagacttgaaattttatttaaaaaatatatataaaacaaaataaaaagtcattcatttatataaacttgagttgaataataattatcgcaacatacatttatatttttttttaaattgcaaaaataaattaacaaaaaatcacGAGACATttgatgaaatgaaaaataatatatgcaaaatcttaattattataaataaatataataatatatttgagctgattaattatatattttttttcaataaaaatatataatacaagtatgaagatttaaatatgaaaaaaaaaaaaaaaaagtaaacggGTTGGTCCAGAACGACACATCCTGTTAAAAACGATAAGTGTAACCATTTATGTTCACATTTTAAACTTCTCCCCaaggttttaaatttttggtgGGGTTTATTATCCCccatttatatacatatatatatattttatatatttattttctagctGTATCTTTTCACTACCACCCTTTTAGCTTGGCCATTGCGCGACAACAAGCTTCTGGCCTACTTAACGCTTATATTCCAACACCCCTCGAGTGAAGACTCATCCCGTATCATCCCCCTATTCTTAGtcgtaaaattttttgtttaacccCTCGATGTTACTAACCGGACCAATAGGAAACATTCTCGAAGGGAGAATCctcattgtcattattaacCAATAGAAAATGCGCGTGcgcgtcatcatcatcataatcatcaacatcattctCATCCTCAAAAGCGTCACACACAAAATAACATACATTGAAGGGATATATATTGCTGAAGCTTCCGCgcgatattttatatataacgcATATCAATTCAGTGGCTAATGGTCGCTCACCCATCTGCggattacaattatttttttcttctacttttatttttttgtatataacgaaaaacaaatcaataaaattctatttactatatgttattaaaaaataataaaataatttatttacttgaatattttttcatttttttgaatgaacaaaaaattgtttatatattttttaataaattataactcttgtaaataaaatatgtttttatgcaaaaaaaaataaataaataaatattactttttgagattaaaaaatacatgaaatataatgataatactgATCTTTATCCCACAAGCCAAATATGTATTCTTTATAAATGTTGAACAGAGTACACCAAGCAAATATTTGGGTTGCTATGCACCAGTGTCCATACAACACAAAATATACACGACAATACATGTACTTGCCAAACGCGTTTtgagtgttgtttttttttttttatttttatttgagcttttttttttatttttattctttatttatttgtttgaaaaattcacTGTTAAAGTACCGGAGAATCACGAAGTACGTATATAATACAATACAAAAGCAAATATGAATTGTTTATATGAACTATAATATGTGATTTCAAATACGTTGTTCGTGTAAAATCGAGACaatataaatgaaagaaaaaacacACGTTTGTGTTGTTGAAGCAAGGCAGTCAGTTTATATGCTTGTATTTAAACAGGGTATATAAAAATCgagtgttatttaaaaataccaatttACATTGACATACTCaatattgaatgaataaaaacaaaaaaaaaaaatattttctaaataataaaaaaaagttgatgttATTGAAGGGttgtttattctatttttttttcttctaaatttgactttatgaaataataaaaaaaattgacaccctttttattttatgtaatttatccccttttgaaattatatttatgtttgtgtgtatgaatatattttcaatgttatATCAAGGGTGGgcgttgaaattttttttttgagtatacATTCAtcagaaatataaaatgaaaatgaaatttaatcatCTATGATTTATGCATTAATCAAGTCTAccaatatattgtttaatttaatttagtacTCGCTggtaaattacaaataatattattaaaattttcatgttatttgtttatgatttaattattattttgtcttttaaatatttttcgtttacaaataatttatgtggctgtttataaatattgtaaatattaattttaaatatttaaaattttatttatcaagttttgttttgaaaatataaatatatattattttaatattttctaaatagtAAACatagttttatatttcatatgaaattttatgattttagaaaaaaaataaattatctttaaaattaatttaaatctcaTGTCAAAATTCAAGagtgtttaattattttgtgaagaaaaaaaaagagcagtAACCACTTGGAGTATATCATCGAAAAATTAGTAACTCAATGACAAGAATTATctgaataataatgatagtttaaaataataaaaataataaagacaaTTAATCACGATACATGAAATTATgagattgaataaaaataaaaaattatataagcgaggtaaataatatattacggCTGTAAAGTTGAGGAATTTTAGTGTGGAATTTTTAGGGAATcaaattgagaataaaaaaaaaaaattttttttaaaccgatgaataaataaatatacaaaataaaaaaaaaatataataataaaaaatacaaggcGTCGGACCGTCGGACCGCTGCGTGCGCGATCGCTTTAACTtatgttttatatatgttATGTTAATATTCAGATATCCTGTAAAGCCAAACATTTTTTTCGAGATATAAACAGGGACAATATATGTTTGGGTAATTTCTTAATTGCGACTACAAAATTCTTGTCATCATCAAAAGATGTTTGATTAGATTTAAACGAGCCACGAGGCGCCacatttttaagtttaaaaaattccaattttaatctaaaaatatttaacaagcttttttattgatttaaaaaatatttatattttttttatttttatattttaaaataacgaaaGAGAATATTTAGTTGTATCAACAAACTAAAAAtatgtcattaaaatttactccaaaattgaaaattactccaatttttataaatcagaaaaattaatttgttaaatataaatattgaattttaaataaataaaatataaatttatcaattttactttgtttttgttttccctttgtttacaattttgttgaaaattttaaaatttgatgataaattggaaaaatactATCAAAATTtggtaatgtttattttaaaaataaaaatataaaatgaaaaaaaagataaaaataatataataaaacttacCAGTATGTACacgtttatgaattttaagaTTTTCCGATCTAGCAAAGACCTTATTGCAAGCTGGAAATTCACAAGCAAATGGTTTTTCACCAGTATGTACCCTAATATGATTGACAAGTTTATATTTAGCTTTAAATTCTTTTCCATTTCTTGAACAACCAGACCAATGGCACGCATGCATTGTACATTCTGGTCCACCCACATGATCAACACCCAAATGATTAACAATTTCTGGTAttgaataaaacatttttccacatattttatttgaagataAATCTTTATCAATCCATAAACATGTTATTTCATGTCTATGTGTAGCAGCACCTCTAACATAAGTTAGATATGGACTGTGtgcatgatgatgatgatgatgatgagatgGATGACTAACACGATGATGTGATTGATGATGTATTGATGATGGTGTTAAATGTGTTGGTGGATTAATATATTGTGaatgtggtggtggtggtggtaatctAGTATCTTGTGGATAATGAGCACTGTAATGTCCACTTGCTGCCAATGAATGTTGACTTGGATGATGTGAAAATTGTTGCATAGTTGTACCATCATGATGTAATGAACCAAATAAACTTAAACCACCACTTTCAGGTGTTGTTGCATTTGCTGTTGTTGTATAATCACGATCATGTCTCATTAAATAATCCCTTGCTGCATATGGTGAATGATGTCCAATTGGATGATGTCCCATATGTGGTGACATGTGACTACCTGCATGTGGATGTTGTGCATATACTTGtggatgataatgatgatgttgtgaTGTTAATTCACCAGATTGTCCATTATCACTTATATTATCACTTTGATGTCCTGGTGATAATTTTATGCCCAAATTTGTTATATGATGACCATGTG is part of the Aphidius gifuensis isolate YNYX2018 linkage group LG1, ASM1490517v1, whole genome shotgun sequence genome and harbors:
- the LOC122847426 gene encoding pair-rule protein odd-paired → MMNSFVDSMVPPHGHHITNLGIKLSPGHQSDNISDNGQSGELTSQHHHYHPQVYAQHPHAGSHMSPHMGHHPIGHHSPYAARDYLMRHDRDYTTTANATTPESGGLSLFGSLHHDGTTMQQFSHHPSQHSLAASGHYSAHYPQDTRLPPPPPHSQYINPPTHLTPSSIHHQSHHRVSHPSHHHHHHHAHSPYLTYVRGAATHRHEITCLWIDKDLSSNKICGKMFYSIPEIVNHLGVDHVGGPECTMHACHWSGCSRNGKEFKAKYKLVNHIRVHTGEKPFACEFPACNKVFARSENLKIHKRVHTGERPFACDFPGCDRRFANSSDRKKHSHVHTSDKPYNCRVSGCDKSYTHPSSLRKHMKIHGPLGEGKQGYESEGEESTSSRDSSGGSLSVTGHTESPQPASVVTTSTTTPSTNASHPSSRVDSHEWYVCQPPIVGPQHSPLPGPPPPHQLGSHFHSVMHHQATAY